From one Fervidobacterium thailandense genomic stretch:
- the glyS gene encoding glycine--tRNA ligase subunit beta: MNTKNEFLLEIGVEELPTTEVHGILAQLDELIDKYIVEEGLTFDEKVLILAPRRLGFYLRGLPERSADKVIEKKGPSVQIAYDVNGQPTKALLGFLKSAGASLEDVKVVENYVYVQKKLEGLTAKELLRTVIPKMIEALRFRKPMKWGSGKYEFVRIPHHVLAIFNGEVVEFELFGLKSSNKTVGHRFVKDEYFEVSSVDDYLNKMREFYVIPVMNQRIEFIKSQLLEFEKNGLTVDKDEELIEEVAILTEYPKLISGTFDTKFMELPEELIRTTIKHHQRAFTTHKDCKLTNTFVAFIDKPSDVKDNARKGYERVINARLEDARYYYEKDVKVPLETFNEKLKEIVFQKELGTLHDKVLRVEKLSEFIIEALGMHKLSDKILRTARLCKADIGSHVVYEFPELQGTMGRIYALKDGEPREVAFGIEEHYSSDPDTVTGAVVGIADRIDTIVGNFLIGNIPTGSKDPYGLRSKVDDIFKIIEKFEWQIDVEQLLKEACKLLGKELPQQLVEFFETRFELYNSNIRYDIARATKHLWKVPIRGILSAKAIASLVGTEDFEHLIVGFERVHNISKKHNSTHFDAAKFVQEEEKTLFEKYLDTKVKVFEALKHLNYKEALDKFIKLRPFIDAYFDKVFVMVDEEDIRLNRLGFLKNLDELFLQVGDLTLIEKHQK; this comes from the coding sequence ATGAATACCAAAAACGAATTCCTACTTGAAATCGGTGTAGAAGAACTTCCAACGACGGAAGTTCACGGAATTTTGGCGCAACTGGATGAACTGATCGACAAATACATCGTCGAGGAAGGGTTAACGTTCGATGAGAAGGTTTTGATACTCGCACCGAGACGTTTGGGATTTTATCTCCGCGGACTTCCGGAAAGGTCTGCCGACAAGGTTATTGAGAAAAAAGGACCATCGGTTCAGATCGCGTACGACGTGAACGGACAACCAACGAAGGCATTGCTCGGGTTCCTGAAATCAGCCGGCGCCAGCTTGGAGGACGTTAAAGTCGTTGAAAATTACGTGTACGTGCAAAAGAAGTTGGAAGGCCTAACGGCAAAGGAGCTCTTGAGAACAGTTATCCCGAAGATGATCGAAGCTCTCCGGTTCAGAAAGCCGATGAAGTGGGGTAGCGGTAAATACGAGTTCGTGCGCATACCACACCATGTACTGGCGATATTCAACGGCGAGGTCGTTGAGTTCGAGTTGTTTGGTCTGAAAAGTTCGAACAAGACGGTTGGCCATCGGTTCGTCAAAGACGAGTACTTTGAGGTATCGAGCGTCGATGATTATCTGAACAAGATGAGAGAATTTTACGTAATACCCGTGATGAACCAACGCATAGAATTTATAAAATCTCAGCTTCTGGAGTTTGAAAAAAATGGCTTAACGGTGGACAAAGACGAAGAACTCATAGAGGAAGTCGCTATTTTGACTGAATACCCGAAACTGATATCTGGAACGTTTGATACCAAGTTCATGGAACTCCCGGAGGAACTCATTAGAACAACGATAAAGCATCATCAGCGAGCCTTCACAACGCACAAAGACTGTAAGTTGACGAACACTTTTGTTGCTTTTATAGATAAACCGAGTGATGTCAAAGACAACGCGCGAAAAGGATACGAGAGGGTAATCAACGCGCGGTTGGAAGACGCGAGATACTATTACGAAAAGGACGTCAAAGTTCCGCTGGAGACGTTCAATGAGAAACTAAAAGAAATCGTTTTCCAAAAAGAGCTTGGAACACTTCACGACAAGGTTCTGAGGGTCGAAAAACTCTCAGAATTTATAATAGAGGCTTTGGGAATGCACAAGCTAAGTGATAAAATATTAAGAACAGCAAGGCTATGTAAAGCCGACATCGGTTCCCACGTTGTTTACGAGTTCCCAGAGCTCCAGGGAACGATGGGTCGAATTTACGCGCTCAAAGATGGAGAGCCACGGGAAGTTGCATTCGGTATAGAAGAACATTACTCGTCGGATCCGGACACGGTCACCGGTGCGGTTGTGGGCATTGCTGACAGAATCGATACGATTGTTGGCAACTTCTTGATTGGAAACATTCCTACAGGTTCGAAGGATCCGTACGGTTTGAGAAGTAAGGTGGATGATATTTTCAAGATCATCGAAAAGTTCGAATGGCAGATAGACGTTGAACAGCTTCTAAAGGAGGCTTGCAAATTACTCGGGAAGGAATTACCGCAGCAGCTTGTTGAATTCTTTGAAACACGATTTGAACTCTACAATTCGAACATCAGGTACGATATCGCGCGCGCAACAAAGCACTTATGGAAAGTACCAATTCGTGGAATCCTATCGGCAAAGGCAATAGCCTCACTTGTTGGGACCGAGGACTTCGAGCATCTGATAGTTGGCTTTGAGAGGGTGCACAACATCAGTAAGAAGCATAATTCCACACATTTCGATGCGGCTAAATTCGTTCAGGAAGAGGAGAAAACACTGTTTGAGAAGTACCTGGACACCAAGGTGAAGGTATTTGAGGCGTTAAAGCACTTGAATTACAAAGAAGCTTTGGATAAGTTCATAAAGCTTCGACCGTTTATAGATGCTTACTTCGATAAAGTTTTTGTTATGGTCGATGAAGAAGACATTAGACTGAACAGGCTCGGATTTCTTAAAAACTTGGATGAACTTTTTCTGCAGGTCGGCGATCTAACATTAATAGAGAAGCATCAAAAATAA
- a CDS encoding glycine--tRNA ligase subunit alpha, producing MYLQDVIKTLDEFWASQGCFIEQPYDMEMGAGTFHTSTFFGVLRKRPWNVAFVQPSRRPTDGRYGENPNRMQRFLQYQVIMKPHPERSQEVYLESLRALGIKPEEHDIRFVEDNWESPTLGAWGIGWEVWLDGMEITQFTYFQQVGGLNLKEIPLEITYGIERIAMYLQGVDNVFDVMWSKDVKYGELFKENERQFSIYNFEKANTERLFKMYDMYKEEFEELIGSGLLFPAYEQLLKCSHTFNLLDARNAISVAQRQSYIREIRSMATRCAKLFLEMEGEE from the coding sequence ATGTACTTGCAAGACGTGATAAAAACCTTAGACGAATTTTGGGCAAGCCAAGGATGCTTCATCGAACAACCGTACGATATGGAGATGGGTGCTGGAACCTTCCACACCTCGACGTTCTTCGGGGTACTGAGGAAAAGGCCTTGGAACGTTGCGTTCGTCCAGCCGAGTAGAAGGCCTACCGATGGACGTTACGGGGAGAATCCGAACAGGATGCAAAGGTTTTTGCAGTACCAAGTTATCATGAAACCCCATCCGGAAAGGTCGCAGGAGGTTTACCTCGAATCGCTGAGGGCGCTGGGTATAAAGCCCGAGGAGCACGACATAAGGTTTGTTGAGGACAACTGGGAATCTCCCACGCTCGGGGCTTGGGGTATCGGATGGGAAGTTTGGCTCGATGGTATGGAAATTACACAGTTCACGTACTTCCAGCAAGTCGGTGGATTGAACTTGAAGGAAATACCGCTTGAGATAACCTACGGTATAGAAAGGATCGCGATGTACTTGCAAGGTGTCGACAACGTGTTCGACGTGATGTGGAGCAAAGATGTAAAATACGGTGAACTTTTCAAAGAAAACGAGCGCCAGTTTTCGATATACAATTTCGAGAAAGCGAACACGGAACGCCTCTTTAAGATGTACGATATGTACAAAGAAGAGTTCGAGGAACTCATAGGTAGCGGGCTTCTTTTCCCGGCTTACGAACAGCTCTTGAAATGTTCGCACACGTTCAACTTGCTCGATGCTCGTAACGCGATCAGCGTTGCGCAAAGACAATCCTACATCAGAGAAATCCGCAGCATGGCTACCAGATGCGCAAAGCTCTTTCTCGAAATGGAGGGTGAGGAGTAA
- a CDS encoding AEC family transporter has translation MLEAGVENLLKSAFNAVLPSFLMIFTGFVYGKVFKNVGIDLFTKVATWLMAPVITYAFVNDYTPEYEILLKFAFGFFLMFVISFVSSKLHPGDREIIFTGNVYVNSGYLGYPVLLALWGEPGLALGVVYSFVNVLFGSTLLPAFISGRLEIRNIFKLPFIYAMAVGWLFGKLGISYRQLPNGVLSYFMWLKEMAIPFLLFQVGLAIARIEFNREDLKTYALVSLERLVVIPMIMFSLTLLMNMSNTLRLNSLESKVFILECAMPIGVNSVVVVSAFKRDAAGKAGISVALSTLLSLLTLPLWAVLLEKVWK, from the coding sequence ATGTTGGAAGCAGGGGTGGAAAATCTGCTCAAGAGTGCGTTTAACGCCGTACTACCGTCGTTTCTCATGATATTCACAGGTTTTGTGTACGGGAAGGTCTTTAAGAACGTTGGAATTGATCTTTTCACCAAGGTAGCCACGTGGTTAATGGCTCCGGTCATTACATACGCTTTTGTGAACGATTACACGCCCGAATACGAGATTTTGTTGAAGTTCGCTTTTGGTTTCTTCTTGATGTTTGTTATCTCTTTCGTTAGCTCTAAGCTTCACCCGGGGGACAGAGAAATTATCTTTACGGGAAATGTGTATGTGAACTCCGGGTATTTGGGGTACCCTGTGTTGCTCGCCCTTTGGGGTGAACCGGGACTTGCACTTGGAGTTGTGTACTCTTTTGTAAATGTTTTGTTCGGAAGTACTTTGCTACCAGCGTTCATCAGTGGTAGACTTGAAATCAGAAACATCTTTAAGTTACCGTTCATCTACGCCATGGCTGTTGGTTGGTTATTTGGGAAGTTGGGTATTTCGTATAGGCAACTTCCGAATGGTGTTTTAAGCTACTTTATGTGGTTGAAAGAAATGGCTATCCCATTCCTTTTATTCCAAGTGGGACTTGCCATCGCAAGGATAGAGTTCAACAGAGAGGATCTGAAAACCTACGCTTTAGTGAGCCTTGAGCGTTTGGTAGTCATACCAATGATAATGTTTTCCCTAACTTTGCTGATGAACATGTCAAATACTTTGCGTCTTAACAGTCTCGAATCAAAAGTTTTCATCCTCGAGTGTGCGATGCCAATTGGGGTAAACAGTGTAGTAGTGGTGAGTGCGTTCAAACGTGATGCGGCAGGAAAGGCTGGAATATCCGTGGCATTGAGTACTCTGCTTTCACTCCTAACGCTACCATTGTGGGCTGTCTTGTTGGAAAAGGTGTGGAAATAA